The region GAGACGAAGTTGTTGTAGCAACTGGTGACTATGTATATAAAGATGAAGAAGGTTATTTCTATTTTGTATCAAGACATGATAATATGATAAAAACAAGAGGATTTAGAGTAAGTCCTTATGAAATAGAATCAGTGGTGGCAAAAAACTTACCTTTAATTGAACAATGTGCAGTTTTCTCTATAGAGAATGAAGAAATTGAAGAAGAAATTGTTATGGTCTACTCTTCAAGAAGTGAACTTGCACCAAAAGAAATTACATTTGAGCTTAAAAAACATCTTGCTTCATATATGATTCCAAGTAAAATTATTTATAAAAAATCTCTGCCTTTAATCCCTAGTGATAAAAACAAAATCAATAAAGAAGAACTTAAAAACGAACTATTAGATTCTCTAGACTAATTTTATACAGTACTTAAAAAAGTACTGTATAAAAAAATCAAAAAAACCCATTTTCTTGACCTAAATCTATTTTTTTCACATTTTTTTTAATTATAATTTCTAATATAAAATATAAAAGGAAACAAAAATGAAAAAAGTACTACTTCTTACGTCAATCTTAGCATGTGTTGCATTTGCAAACCCATACCAAAAATGTGTTGGTTGTCATGGTGCAAATGGTGAAAAAGTTGCTCTAGGTAAATCTAAAGTTATCAAAGATATGACTAAAGCTGAATTTATTGCTGCTATGAAAGGTTATAAAGATGGTTCATATGGTGGTCCAATGAAAGGTCTTATGAAAGGTCAATCTGCAGGACTTTCTGACGCTGATATCGAAGCTATTGCTAACCAAATCGCAAAATAATTATAAATAACTAGAAGGTAAACTTCTAGTTATTATCCCAAATACCTTTACTAAACGCTACACTTATTAACATTCCACGTTTATTATACAATTCAATAATACTATTAAAAGATGAAATGTATTAAAATATATTTTTAATACAAAAATTTAAAGGATTCTTAATGAAAAAAGTTTTATTACTTACATCTATCTTAGCATGTGTTGCATTTGCAAACCCATACCAAAAATGTGTTGGTTGTCATGGTGCAAATGGTGAAAAAGTTGCTCTAGGTAAATCTAAAGTTATCAAAGATATGACTAAAGCTGAATTTATTGCTGCTATGAAAGGTTATAAAGATGGTTCATATGGTGGTCCAATGAAAGGTCTTATGAAAGGTCAATCTGTAGGACTTTCTGACGCTGATATCGAAGCTATTGCTAACCAAATCGCAAAATAATTATACTAACCAGAAGTGCTAGCACTTCTGGTACTTCTTTTTTTCTAAATAATCTAAAATACAATCAAAAGAAACAAAACAACTAATAATTTTTATACTCTTAATCATAAATAAATATTCATTTACAAATTCTTAAAGTATTCTTTATATATAATACTAATATTATTATTTCAAAAAAGGATATGCTATGAAAAAAATTCTATGTTTGACTGCAATATTTGCATGTACTCTTTTTGCAGACCCGTATGCAAAATGTGTAAACTGTCACGGTGCCAATGGTGAAAAAGCTGCAATGAGTAAGTCTAAAGTTCTTAAAGATATGACTAAAGCTGAATTTATTGCAGCTATGAAAGGTTACCAAGATGGCTCTTATGGTGGAGCTATGAAAGGTTTAATGACTGTTCAAGTTAAAGGTCTAAGTGACGCTGACATCGAAGCTATGGCAAATAAAATTGCTAAATAACTTTCTATAACTAGAAGTAAAGTTTTTACTTCTAGTTAACCAAACTCAATTCTATCTCGTCCATTGTTTTTAGCTTTATAAACCCCATCATCTGCTTTTTTAATCATATCATCTTTAGTAGAGCATTCAGAATAAAAAGAGACTCCCATACTTACAGTAATAGAGATATCTCTAGTACTATGATAAATTCTTTGTGATTTAATATCTTTTCTTAATTCATCCAATTTATCAATAATTTCATTTTTAGGAATAAAGCAAAGTATGATAAACTCTTCTCCTCCATACCTATATACTTCACCATTTAATATTTTTGCATGTTTTTGTAGCTTTTGACCTAAATAAACAAGTGTTCTATCTCCGGCATCATGTCCAAAATTATCATTAATACCTTTAAACCTATCTGCATCAACAAATATTGCACTTAGTATTGATGAATTATTTTGATTTATAAACATATCTAAATCATTTTCCATTTTTCTTCTATTGTAAACACCTGTTAAATGATCACGATTCATAGTATCTTCTAATTGAGCTTTCTCTCTTAAAAGTTCTTCAATCAAAGTATCTTTATAGTTATCTTCTAAATCTGTATTTTTTTGTTCTAATATTTTTCCTAAATAAAATTCGAATATATCTTTTTTTGCAGAATAATCAATCTTGTCACACTCTATAGTTAATTGAGGTTTGTCTTCTCCTAAACCATTTGTAATAATCAGTTTATCAACCTGTTTAATACTATATTTAATTTTATCATCAATTATTTTTGGCTCTAGTAACTCTTTTTGCCAATACTTAGAAGTCTCTTTTTCAAGAATATGAGTTTTTTTAAATTGAATGTCTTTGAAAAGGTCTTTATCTACAGAAATTTTATACATATGAAATAGTATCAATAAAAAACTATAAAGGAGTTAAATATATATTTTCATTATCTTTTATTATAAGTTTAACTTATTTTATTATTTTATCAAATTTTAATAAAAACTTATATATCATTGCGCTTTAGAACAAACTTATTTAAGGATATTCATGATATTACGAGAAAAATTTAATCCTATGTGTTTCTTGTCTTCATTGGGTGCTGGTGGGCTTTCTGTTTCATTTTTTATGTACCTAATGTTTCTTGTACCTCATAAAGGTACACCTATGGCAACATTTAATCACATATTTCCTGAGCTTATGAAAGGAACATGGCTTTCTTTTGTTATTGCTTTTTCATTAGTTTTTATTATTGCTTTCGCTTTTTTTCATTTTAAACTACTTATTTGGAATACAAAACAGTTTAATATGTACAAAAAAACAGAGGCTTATAAAACATTAGTAAATTCAAATGCAGAGATTACACTTATGACTATACCTCTTACATATGCAATGACTATTAATGTATGTTTTGTATTAGGAGCTGTGTTTGTTCCAAATCTTTGGAGTATAGTTGAATATATGTTTCCATTTGCACTTCTAGGTTTTCTAGTTGCTGGGTATTTTGCACTTAAGATAACTTTTGAATATTTTTCAAGACTATTAACAACTGGAGATTTTGATTTTACAAAAAACAATAATCTTTCTCAAATGATTTCAATTTTTGCTTTATCTATGATTGCTGTGGGATTTGCAGCACCAGGAGCGATGAGTCATAATTTAACAATTAATGCAATTGGAATATTTGGTGCCCTATTCTTTGGTTCGTTTGCTATGCTTTTATTAATAATCAAAATAACTATGGGATTTAAAAACATGTTTGAACAAGGAGTTGCATTAGAAGCTTCACCATCACTTTGGATAATTATTCCTATCTTAACACTTCTTGGGATTATGATGGTTAGAGTATCTTTTGGATTAGACCATAACTTTGATTCAGTTATGAGTAAATCATCGTTATTTACGCTTACCTCTGTTATATTATCTATTCAGATTATCTTTGGTATTTTAGGATACAAAGTTATGAAAACAAATGGGTATTTTGAAAAATATATAGAAGATGAAAATACAAAATCATCAGTATCATTTGCACTTATTTGTCCAGGTGTTGCATTTATGGTATTTGGAATGTTTTTTGTCAATTTTGGATTAACTTATAATGAAGTATTAACAAAATACTCAATCTTTTATTTCATACTTATGATTCCATTTATTTTTATTCAATATAAAACTGTTCTTTATTTCTTTAAACTAAAAAGAAAATTCAACTTTTAATAAATAACTATTTTTAAAATGATACAATCTCTAATAAAATTTAGAGGTTGTATTTAATGTCAAACATATATATTCCTATTAAGCATATACTGTTATATTCTTTCATTCTTTTTTTTACTGCTTGTTCATACAAAAGCAAGGATGTATTAGACTTAAGTAAGTATTCACAAAACCCTTCTTCTTATACAAAAGACCTTAAAAACTACAATTTAGACCAAGATAATTTAACAGAAAAATTCATATCAAACTACTTTTCTGTTTGGAATACAGACAAACTCTCATATACCAAAGAAGAAGCTTCATGGGGGAATATTTATTCTAAAAGAGAAATATATTTAGAGAATCATTTATTAGCTTCAAAAGATTGGTTTAATAAACAAATCTCAAACTCAAACTTTGAAAACTTTAATCAAGTTTTACAAAAAGCAATTTTGACTAAAAATAGTGATTTTAGAGTTTTTCCTACAAGTAGTCGTATGTTTTACAATCCTTCAAAAGCAGGAGAAGGTTTCCCTTTTGACTATAACCAAAACTCAAGAGTAAAAATAAATACTCCAGTTTTAATATCACACTACTCTAAGGATAAAGCATGGGCTTTTGTAGAGTCTCATTATGTTTTAGGATGGGTTAGACTAGATAATCTTCTTTTAATAGATGAAAACCTAAAAGATGGATTTATGAGTAATGAACTTTATGTAATAGTAAAAGAAGGTTTTGAAATATTTGATAAAACTTCTTTAGAAGATATGAAAGTTGGAACATTTTTTACAAAAAAAGATGACAAATATCTACTTGCTACAAATAATGGGTTTAAAAAAGTAGATATAGATGATTATAAAATTAAGAAGTTACCAATAAAATTTGATTCAAAAAACATAGAACTTATATCAAAAGAGTTTATAGGTGAACCATATGGCTGGGGAGGGATAAACAATCATAGAGACTGTTCAAGCTTTACGCAAGATTTTTTCACACCTTTTGGTATTTATTTAAAAAGAAACTCAAAAAGTCAAACCGAGCTTCATAAATATATTGATCTTTCAAAACTAGAAGATAAAGAAAAAAAAGAGTTTATACGAAAAAATGCAAAGCCTTTTTTAACACTTATTTATCTTAGAGGGCATATAATGCTTTATGTAGGTAATAAAAATAATGAACCTCTGGTAATGCATAATGTCTGGGGAGTTAGAACAAAAAGTTTATTTGGAGAAAGTGGTAGAAACATAATAGGTAAAACAGTTATAACAACACTTGAACCAGGAATAGAGTTATATAACAGTGATAAATCAAAAACTATACTAAGAAAAATACAAGGTATAGTTTTATTAAATCAACAAACAATAGAAGAATAGATAATAAAGAGAAAAAAATGATTGTTTATGTAAATGAAAAATATTTAGAAGAAAATGATGCACAAGTAAATGTAAATGATAGAGGATACTTATTTGCAGATGGAGTATATGAAGGATTTAGAATCTACAATGGCAAGATTTTTAAACTTCAAGAGCATAAAAATAGATTTCAAAGAAGTTTAGATGAACTTAAAATATCATACTCTTTGAAAGATGAGATAGAAGAAGTTTTTAAAAACTTATTTAAGAAAAACAATTATTTAAAAGAAGATGAACTTTTTTATTATATGCAAATAACAAGAGGTGTAGCACCAAGAGATCATGGTTTTCAAAAAGAAAAACCAAAAGCTGGAATATATGCCTTTCTTTCAAAGAAAAAAATCAATTTAGATGCATATAACAATGGAGTAAAAATATGTACTACTGCTGATAATAGATGGGCAAGATGTGATATAAAATGTATCTCACTTATTGCAAACTGTTTAGCAAAACAAACAGCTGTAGAAGATGGTTTTTTTGATGCCCTATTCGTACACGATGGAGTAATTACGGAAGGTACATCAACAAATGTATGTTTTATAAAAGATGATATTTTATATACTCATGCAGCTACAAATAGAATCCTAAGTGGGGTTACTAGAAATTTTGTTCTAGATTTATGTAAAGAAAATGATATCAAAGTAGTAGAGTTTCCTCTAACTACTAATAAAATATCAGATGTTGATGAAGCATTTCTAACAGGAACTTCAGGAGAGATAACTCCTATTATAAAAATAGATAATATTACTATAGGAAATGGAAAATCTGGGAAAATAACTAAGAAACTCCAGAAATACTATAGAGAGTATGTAAATAATAACTTTTATTAACCATATATAAAAAGTATACCAGTTTATAATATTTAATGATAAGATAATAAAAAAACTAAAGGAGTTGTTATGAAAGTTTTACTAACAGGCTCTACTGGATATATAGGACGACGACTTAAACAAAAACTTTTAGCAAATAATAATATAGAGCTTAGACTTTATGTTAGAAACAAAAAAGCTCTGTCTGCAAATATTGAAGAAGAAGCAGAAGTTTTTGAAGGTGATACTTTTGACAAAAATAAACTTGAAACTGCTTTAGAAGGAGTTGATACTGCTTTTTATCTAGTTCACTCATTAAATAATAAAAACTACAAAGACCTAGATAAAATATCTGCTCAAAATTTTATAGATACAGCTTCCAAATGCGGAGTTAAAAGAGTTATCTATTTAGGTGGGTTAGGTGTTAAAAATAAAGACACTAGTGAACATCTTTTAAGTAGAATTGAAACTGGAGAAGTTCTAAGTTCAAATAAAAATGTACAAACTATCTGGATACGTGCAGGAGTTATTATAGGTTCAGGTAGTACAAGTTTTGAAATTATTAGAAATTTAACAGAAAAACTTCCAATCATGACTACTCCTAAGTGGGTATATACAAAAGCAGAACCAATAGCTGTAAGTGATGTATTAAAATATCTAGAAGAGTCTTTATATTTAGAAGAAAAAGAGAACTTGATAGTTGATATAGGATGTGAACAATTAACCTATAGAGACATGATGATACAAACAGGAAAAGCTTTAGGATTAAAAAGAATACTTATACCACTTCCTTTTCTGTCTATAAATATCTCTTCATATTGGTTAAATCTTTTTACCCCTGTTCCTTTTACTGTGGCAAAAGCTTTAATAGAAGGACTTAAATCAGAAGTTGTCATGCAAAATGACAATGCGAAAAAATACTTTAAAAATATAAAACCAATTTCTTATATAAAAGCAGTAAGAAAAGCTGTTAAAGAGATAGAAACAAACCAAGTTATCAGTAGATGGAGTGACAATGGTGGAAAAATCTGGGATAAAAATCATTCAAAAGAGATTTCAGACGCAATATTTGTAGATAGAAAAGAATCTGATATTTCAAAGTTAGATAAAGAAAAAGTATATAAAAGCTTTACTTCTATTGGTGGTAAAAATGGTTGGTTTGACTATGATTTCCTCTGGGTAATGAGAGGTGTTCTTGATAAGATGATAGGTGGAGTAGGACTCAAACGTGGAAGACGAGATCAAGAAAACCTAAGAGTTGGAGAAAGTTTAGACTTTTGGAAAGTAGCTGATTTAAAAGAGAACGAAAGACTTCTTTTATATGCCCAAATGAGACTTCCAGGAACTGCCTGGTTAGAGTTTAAAATTGAAGATAACAAACTTATTCAATCTGCGTACTTCTATCCAAAAGGAGTATTTGGAAGACTTTACTGGTATAGCTTAATTCCTCTACATTATTTTGTATTTACAAATATGATTGAGTCTATTATAAAAAAAGCTGCCAATGAATAGAAAACTTATTTTCAAACTGCGTTAGTTTATTAGAAAGAAAAGAATTAATACTCTCTTCTTTAAATATAAAAAAATAAACGCGTGGTGAGTATGGTTTATGTTTTATTGCAAGAACAAAAGAAAAACTCTTCTCCAACTCTTTTTTTATAATTTCTATTTGATTATCATGAGTCATACTTCTATTTAAATGATGATATATAACTACACACTTTCCAATTTTATATAGGGTTTCTATCTCATCAAAAAAAATATATTTTCCACTTTTTGTTTTTTTATTAAAAGAGTTAAAACATAAAAGCTCTATATCTTTACAGTTTTCCTTTTTAAGCACTTTTGTTGCTATTCCATTATCAGGGTCAACAAATATGAAATCTGCTTGTTTACAGAAAGATATGGCCTTTTTAAACCAGTTTTTTCTATATTCTAAAGTATCTTTTCCATTTTTATTTACAAAATCTGAAAAATAATCACAGTTTTGAAGAAGTTTTGCATTTTCTAAAGCTTTTACATCTCTTTTTGTATTGATTACATTTTTAAAAGTATTCTCTAAAAGTAAATCCATACCTTCTACTTTTTCAAAATAGTTAATATACTTTCCATCGCCATTATGATTTTCATCAGGATACATATACCAGATTTGTTTTAAGATGTAATCTGTATCATTAAATAGATATCGCAATAGCTGGAACTTTCCAAAGTCTCCTATATCTGCTGCATATCTATCTTGCATTAGTTTTCTGCTTTTCTTAAGTATATAAGTCTATAAACCATAGGTACATAATATAGATTTAAAATAGTAGCCCAAAGAATTCCAAATCCTAGTGAGACTGCCATAGGTTGTAGGATTAAAGCTTGTCCAGAAGCAAAGAACATCAGAGTTGATAGTCCTAATATAGTTGTTGCAGAGGTCAATAAAATAGGTCTCAATCTCATTAAAGCATACTCTTCAAGTTCTAAAAGAGTTTTACCTTTTTTTATAAAGTCCATCATAATAATTCCATCATTTACAATAACCCCAGCAAGTCCAACAATACCAATCAAACTTGGCATAGTTATATTGATTCCAATAACTAAGTGTCCTACTAAAACACCTAAAATAGATAAAGGTACAGTTGAAAGAATAATTAAAGATTTTACGACTGAATCAAACATCCAAATTAGAGCAATAAAAATAAGAATAATAGCTAATAAAGCAGCTTCTGCCATCTCTCTTTGAACTTTTTGATTTTCCTCTTGTTCACCTTTTACATCTATTGATACTTCACGTCTAAGTTCATCTAAAATAGGATCTAATTGCTCGAAAATCTCCGAAGATGTTACTCCACTTGAACTTGCAGTAATTGATACAATCCGTTTATTGTTTTCTTTAAATATTTGAGATAAAGCTTTTTGCTCGATAATATTCACAACATCTTTTAAAAGTACTTTTTGATTAGTTCCAGGTATTATAATCTCAAAAAAGTCTAAAGAACTAAGAGTATCTTTGTTTTTACTTTGGAAGACAACTTCAACTATTCCATTATCATCAAACATCTTAGAGTATGCGCCTTTAAAATATAAAGGTCTTATACTTGAAACTATATAGTTTTCAGTAAACCCAAGTCTTTGTCCATAAGAGTTAACTTTAAATTTAAGTTCAACATTTCCTTCTAAAATATCATCCGCAATATTTGAAACACCCTTGATAGATGAAAGTTTATTTTTTATTATAGTTACTGCATTAGCAATTTTTTTATTGTTTCCACTAATAGCAAGTTCTATGTCATTTTTAACAATTCCAGCACCAGGAACAAAAACTTTAAACTCTTCGTACTCTCTACTATCAATTAGAGGTTTTAAAAGCTCTTTTAAATCTGCTTCAATATCTTGTGCAGACTTTTCTCTTTTCATATTTGTATCATCATATTTTGGAGACAAATAAGGATTTATATATTTATCAAAAATATTTTGAGGTGCTCTTTCATAAAGGTTTACAAATATATGAAAATAAAACTCTTCATTTTGTGGTATATTTTTACCATCAAGTCTCATCCCTATTACAGAAGATACAGAATCTAGATTGTTTGCGAAATCATATTCTTTTATTATCTTTTGTTCTATTTTAGCAACTAATTCTTCTGTTTGTTCAATCTTTTTTCCAACACCAACTGAACCAGTTATATAAACTTGGGTAGAATCAAAATCTGGTAAAAATTGAAATCTAGAATTTACTGCTAAAAAATATGTAGCACCGATAATTGATACAACCATTATAGTTAAAGCTACAAATCTTCTTTTAAGTAAAAAGTTTAAAATTGTTTTATATATCTTTTTATTTACTTCCCAAATTTTATCTGACTTCTTAGCCTTTGTATGAACACTAAATATTTGTCTTGCATGTAAAGGTAAAAAGAAAAAAGCTTCAACTAAAGAAGACAATAAAAGAATTGTAATCATAATAGGCAATACCTTCATAAACTTCCCTACTTCTCCTGTCATAAGAAGAATTGGTAAAAAAGCGAATATAGTAGTTGCAGTTGCAGTTAAAACAGCAGGATAAACCTCTAAAGCTCCATCAAGAGCTGCGGTCATCCTATCTTTACCCATTTCCATATGTCTATAAATATTTTCACCCACAACAATTGCTTCATCAACTAACATTCCTAAAGCAATCAAAGCACCTAGAAGAGACAACATATTTAAACTATATCCCATAGCTTCAGCAGCAATAAGACCAATCATAAAAGAAGTTGGAATACCTATTGCAATTACAATAGCTATACGTACATTTATAAAAAAGAAAAGTGCAATAAACAATAAACATAAACCAAAAAGAATATTTGAAACTACTGTATTAAGTCTATTTTTAATCCAAACAGAAGTATCTGTATGAGTATCAAATTCCAAAGAGGGATACTGTTTTTTATAATCAACCAAAATCTCTTTTATCTGTTTTACTAACTCAATGGCATCTCCACTTTCACTTTTGTTTATTCCAATAGAGACATCTCTGTTACCATTGAAGTGCGAAATATTATTTACATCTGCTAGTTGGAAACTTACCTTTGCAATATCTTTTAAATATAGTCTATTATTTGCAATTTTTAAGATAGTATTTTGAATTTTATTTATATCTTTTTCACCATTATAAGTACTAAGATAATAGTGTCTTGTTTTATCTTTTACAATACCAGCAGGGAATATAGAACTCAAATTTTGAACAGTATTTATAACATCTTGTAAATTTAAGCCATATGCTTTTATTTTATTTTCATCAAATTTTATTAGAAGTTCTCTATCACTATCTCCCCAAATAGAGAGTGAACTTAAATCTTTTAATCCTGAAAGAGTAGATTTCACATCTTTTGCAACATCTAAAAGTCTCTCTTTTGAGTCATCTCCATATAAAACCACAGTAATAAGAGGTATTTCACCTATTATCTCTTTTACAACAGGTTCATCCATATCAGAGGGTAAATTTACTTTTGTTTTTGTAACTATATCTTTTACATCATCTATAACATCACTTGCTTCAAAACCTCTTTTTAGTTTTACATTAATTGAGAAGTAACCATTTTTGATTACTGATGTTATATCCCCTGCTTCCTCTAAAGAAGTAAGTTCATCTTCCAAATCCTCAACAGCCATCTTATCTAGTAAATCCGAACTAGCACCTGTATAACTTCCAGAAATAGAAACTGCATCAAGTGAAGCTGGAGGAAAAATCTCTTTTGGAATACTTAAGTATGCAAAAACAGATAAAACAAAAAGGAAAAAAAGTAGAAAATGATTTAGTATTGGTTTTTTAAGACCAAACTTAGTTATTGTCTGAATCATTGGCTTCTTCTATTGAATAAATTATAAGAGAATCAACTATTTGGTTTTTAAATTTCATATCTTCTAATTGTTGCACTAAAAATTTATTTTCTTCTTTTAAAGATATATAGTGTGCATATAATTTATTTATGTCTTTACTAACATAATATATATTATTTTGAATATAAATTTGAGGAAAATATAATACCAATGCAAGTAATAACATCCCTATAGCAATAAATATTGAATTTACTGAATTTAGTTTAATCAAATTTAAAAATCCTTAACTTAGAGCTTCTACTTCTAGGATTTTGTTTAATCTCTTCTTTTGTAGGAATAATTGGTTTTTTTGTAATAATTTTTCCTAAAGAGTGATTATTTCCACAAGTACATCTAAATACATCAGGAGGGCAAATACAAGATTTAGTCCATTTTTTAAAATAGTTTTTAACAATCCTATCTTCTAAAGAGTGAAAAGAGATTATTGCAACTATACAATTTGAGGGTTTCATTTCTTCAATAGAATCAAAAAGTCTTTCTAAAACACCTAGTTCATCATTTACTTCAATTCTAATACCCTGAAAAGGTAAAGTAGCTGGATGTATCTTTCCTTTGTACATCTTCTTTGATAAAAAGTCTGCTAACTCTTTA is a window of Arcobacter sp. LA11 DNA encoding:
- a CDS encoding c-type cytochrome, which encodes MKKVLLLTSILACVAFANPYQKCVGCHGANGEKVALGKSKVIKDMTKAEFIAAMKGYKDGSYGGPMKGLMKGQSAGLSDADIEAIANQIAK
- a CDS encoding efflux RND transporter permease subunit translates to MIQTITKFGLKKPILNHFLLFFLFVLSVFAYLSIPKEIFPPASLDAVSISGSYTGASSDLLDKMAVEDLEDELTSLEEAGDITSVIKNGYFSINVKLKRGFEASDVIDDVKDIVTKTKVNLPSDMDEPVVKEIIGEIPLITVVLYGDDSKERLLDVAKDVKSTLSGLKDLSSLSIWGDSDRELLIKFDENKIKAYGLNLQDVINTVQNLSSIFPAGIVKDKTRHYYLSTYNGEKDINKIQNTILKIANNRLYLKDIAKVSFQLADVNNISHFNGNRDVSIGINKSESGDAIELVKQIKEILVDYKKQYPSLEFDTHTDTSVWIKNRLNTVVSNILFGLCLLFIALFFFINVRIAIVIAIGIPTSFMIGLIAAEAMGYSLNMLSLLGALIALGMLVDEAIVVGENIYRHMEMGKDRMTAALDGALEVYPAVLTATATTIFAFLPILLMTGEVGKFMKVLPIMITILLLSSLVEAFFFLPLHARQIFSVHTKAKKSDKIWEVNKKIYKTILNFLLKRRFVALTIMVVSIIGATYFLAVNSRFQFLPDFDSTQVYITGSVGVGKKIEQTEELVAKIEQKIIKEYDFANNLDSVSSVIGMRLDGKNIPQNEEFYFHIFVNLYERAPQNIFDKYINPYLSPKYDDTNMKREKSAQDIEADLKELLKPLIDSREYEEFKVFVPGAGIVKNDIELAISGNNKKIANAVTIIKNKLSSIKGVSNIADDILEGNVELKFKVNSYGQRLGFTENYIVSSIRPLYFKGAYSKMFDDNGIVEVVFQSKNKDTLSSLDFFEIIIPGTNQKVLLKDVVNIIEQKALSQIFKENNKRIVSITASSSGVTSSEIFEQLDPILDELRREVSIDVKGEQEENQKVQREMAEAALLAIILIFIALIWMFDSVVKSLIILSTVPLSILGVLVGHLVIGINITMPSLIGIVGLAGVIVNDGIIMMDFIKKGKTLLELEEYALMRLRPILLTSATTILGLSTLMFFASGQALILQPMAVSLGFGILWATILNLYYVPMVYRLIYLRKAEN
- a CDS encoding SH3 domain-containing protein, producing the protein MSNIYIPIKHILLYSFILFFTACSYKSKDVLDLSKYSQNPSSYTKDLKNYNLDQDNLTEKFISNYFSVWNTDKLSYTKEEASWGNIYSKREIYLENHLLASKDWFNKQISNSNFENFNQVLQKAILTKNSDFRVFPTSSRMFYNPSKAGEGFPFDYNQNSRVKINTPVLISHYSKDKAWAFVESHYVLGWVRLDNLLLIDENLKDGFMSNELYVIVKEGFEIFDKTSLEDMKVGTFFTKKDDKYLLATNNGFKKVDIDDYKIKKLPIKFDSKNIELISKEFIGEPYGWGGINNHRDCSSFTQDFFTPFGIYLKRNSKSQTELHKYIDLSKLEDKEKKEFIRKNAKPFLTLIYLRGHIMLYVGNKNNEPLVMHNVWGVRTKSLFGESGRNIIGKTVITTLEPGIELYNSDKSKTILRKIQGIVLLNQQTIEE
- a CDS encoding c-type cytochrome, yielding MKKILCLTAIFACTLFADPYAKCVNCHGANGEKAAMSKSKVLKDMTKAEFIAAMKGYQDGSYGGAMKGLMTVQVKGLSDADIEAMANKIAK
- a CDS encoding SDR family oxidoreductase translates to MKVLLTGSTGYIGRRLKQKLLANNNIELRLYVRNKKALSANIEEEAEVFEGDTFDKNKLETALEGVDTAFYLVHSLNNKNYKDLDKISAQNFIDTASKCGVKRVIYLGGLGVKNKDTSEHLLSRIETGEVLSSNKNVQTIWIRAGVIIGSGSTSFEIIRNLTEKLPIMTTPKWVYTKAEPIAVSDVLKYLEESLYLEEKENLIVDIGCEQLTYRDMMIQTGKALGLKRILIPLPFLSINISSYWLNLFTPVPFTVAKALIEGLKSEVVMQNDNAKKYFKNIKPISYIKAVRKAVKEIETNQVISRWSDNGGKIWDKNHSKEISDAIFVDRKESDISKLDKEKVYKSFTSIGGKNGWFDYDFLWVMRGVLDKMIGGVGLKRGRRDQENLRVGESLDFWKVADLKENERLLLYAQMRLPGTAWLEFKIEDNKLIQSAYFYPKGVFGRLYWYSLIPLHYFVFTNMIESIIKKAANE
- the dat gene encoding D-amino-acid transaminase, whose protein sequence is MIVYVNEKYLEENDAQVNVNDRGYLFADGVYEGFRIYNGKIFKLQEHKNRFQRSLDELKISYSLKDEIEEVFKNLFKKNNYLKEDELFYYMQITRGVAPRDHGFQKEKPKAGIYAFLSKKKINLDAYNNGVKICTTADNRWARCDIKCISLIANCLAKQTAVEDGFFDALFVHDGVITEGTSTNVCFIKDDILYTHAATNRILSGVTRNFVLDLCKENDIKVVEFPLTTNKISDVDEAFLTGTSGEITPIIKIDNITIGNGKSGKITKKLQKYYREYVNNNFY
- a CDS encoding GGDEF domain-containing protein → MILFHMYKISVDKDLFKDIQFKKTHILEKETSKYWQKELLEPKIIDDKIKYSIKQVDKLIITNGLGEDKPQLTIECDKIDYSAKKDIFEFYLGKILEQKNTDLEDNYKDTLIEELLREKAQLEDTMNRDHLTGVYNRRKMENDLDMFINQNNSSILSAIFVDADRFKGINDNFGHDAGDRTLVYLGQKLQKHAKILNGEVYRYGGEEFIILCFIPKNEIIDKLDELRKDIKSQRIYHSTRDISITVSMGVSFYSECSTKDDMIKKADDGVYKAKNNGRDRIEFG
- a CDS encoding c-type cytochrome, producing MKKVLLLTSILACVAFANPYQKCVGCHGANGEKVALGKSKVIKDMTKAEFIAAMKGYKDGSYGGPMKGLMKGQSVGLSDADIEAIANQIAK